The Ruania halotolerans genome contains the following window.
TCGATCTCGGCGTGCTCGGCCAAGAGACGATTGGGCCCGGCGGGCTCGCCTACGCGCTCCGGACGCTCCCGCACGCTCGCGATCTCGCGCGGATGGTCCGCGATATCGCGCCGCAGGCGTGGGTCATCAACTTCACCAACCCTGCCGGCCTGGTGACTGAAGCCATGCGCGAGATTCTTGGTGACCGCGTCACGGGAATCTGCGACACACCGATTGGCCTCATGCGCCGCGCTACCCGGGTGGCTGGGCACCGCCCGGAGGAGGTGACCTTCGACTACGTCGGGCTCAACCACCTCGGATGGCTACGCAGCCTGACAGTCGACGGACGCGACGTGCTACCGGAGATCCTGGGCGATGAGAGCCGGCTGGCGCAGATCGAAGAGGCGCGCGTGCTCGGGCTGGATTGGGTCCGCGCACTGGGTGCGCTGCCGAACGAGTATCTCTTCTACTACTACCGCACCCGTGAGGCGGTCACTCGGATCCGGGGGGCGGAGCAGACGCGCGGGCAGTACCTAGCTGCCAAACAGGGGGAGTTCTACGGCGCTGACCCGAACCTCGAATCGTGGAGTCGTACCCTGCACGATCGCGAGGCCAGCTATATGGGGGAGTCGCGCGAGGCCGGCGACCTGCATGGCCGCAACATCGAGGATGTGGAGAATGGCGGGTATCAGCAGGTCGCATTGGATCTGATGACGGCGCTCACCGGGGGACCGGCCGCCACGATGATCCTCAATGTCGGCAATGACTCGCTCGACGGCCCGCGACTGGTGCCCGAACTTCCGGAGAACGCTGTGGTGGAGGTGCCGTGCACGGTGGACACCGACGGCATCCACCCCCACCGTGTTGCTGCCATTGAGGGTGACATGCTCGGGCTGATGGTCCAGGTCAAGGCGAGCGAACAGCTGGTGCTCCGGGCCTCGCTCGAGCGCTCGTCGGAGTTGGCGTGGCGCGCTTTCGCCGGCCACCCGCTGGTCGACTCCTCGATAGTTGCGGGCCAGTTGCTCGAGGAGTACCAGTCCCGCATCCCGGGCGTCGCCGCCGCGCTCGGCGGTTGATCTGGGAAATCGCAGACGCCAAGACCCCAGCGAGAGTGATGAGATGCGCCGCTACGCCCGGCGCGTCGATGAGATCGAGAAGATTGTCGACTCCACCACGGGCGACATCGTGATCTACCGCAGCCTCGCCGTGATCCACGCCCCTCAACCAGCTCGGGCTCGTCGATGAGTCTCAGCTGCGCGTGCTCGAGCCCCGGATGACGAGGTCGGTGTAGACGCTCTGACGTCGCGGTGCGCCGTCGTACCGGCCGTGGATCCGGTCCAGCAGCATCTGACCGGCGAGGCGACCACGATCGGCGAACCGCAGATCCACGCTGGTCAGTTGCGGTCGGCAGATCGTGGCGTCGCGGCTGTTGTCCATCCCGACCAGGGCGACGTCCTCCGGCACGCGCAGGCCCCGGTCCAGGCAGGCGTTGAGCGCACCGACTGCCAACTGGTCGTTGGCACACAGGAGGGCGTCCGGTCTGTCGCCGGTATCCAACAGTGACATGGTGGCCAGGTACCCCGCTTCGCGCGTGAAGGCGGTGGCGTGCACCACCGGCGCGTTGGCGTGGTCGGCTAGGCCTTCGCGGAAACCTTCCAACCGACTTTTGGCAGGCAGGGTCCCCTGCGGGCCGCTGACCATGCCGACCCGGCGGCATCCCTGATGGCGCAAGTGTTCGACGGCGCGGCGGGCTCCTCCGCCGGCGTCGGCGCCGACCGAGTCCACGACGATGTCCTGCGGAACCGACCCGATCACGACGATCGGTACGGCTGGGGTCTGTAGCTCTTGGATCAGCCGCGGCGCGAAGCCAGTCGAGAAGAGCACGACGCCGTCGACATAGCGCTCAGCGAGATCATGGACAACCTTCAGTTCTTTCTCCAGTTGTCCGTAAGTGGATTCCACGAGCAGCCGCAGTCTGTGCTCGTGGACGAGCTCTTGCAGTGAGCGCATTGCCTCCACGTAGGCGGGGTTGCCGATGTCTTCAACCACCAGGCTGAT
Protein-coding sequences here:
- a CDS encoding LacI family DNA-binding transcriptional regulator, coding for MADTSSDSRGATISTVADRAGVSVASVSRYLNGDPKVSVQMRHRIKNAIRETAYTPKAAARSLRGRSTRQISLVVEDIGNPAYVEAMRSLQELVHEHRLRLLVESTYGQLEKELKVVHDLAERYVDGVVLFSTGFAPRLIQELQTPAVPIVVIGSVPQDIVVDSVGADAGGGARRAVEHLRHQGCRRVGMVSGPQGTLPAKSRLEGFREGLADHANAPVVHATAFTREAGYLATMSLLDTGDRPDALLCANDQLAVGALNACLDRGLRVPEDVALVGMDNSRDATICRPQLTSVDLRFADRGRLAGQMLLDRIHGRYDGAPRRQSVYTDLVIRGSSTRS
- a CDS encoding 6-phospho-beta-glucosidase, producing the protein MKLTIIGGGGFRVPQIFQAVSDPAARLRIDELCLFDVDASRIDAIRAVISDLAKTMAHPVRVTSTVDLAESVRGADFVFSAMRVGGIAGRMLDERVALDLGVLGQETIGPGGLAYALRTLPHARDLARMVRDIAPQAWVINFTNPAGLVTEAMREILGDRVTGICDTPIGLMRRATRVAGHRPEEVTFDYVGLNHLGWLRSLTVDGRDVLPEILGDESRLAQIEEARVLGLDWVRALGALPNEYLFYYYRTREAVTRIRGAEQTRGQYLAAKQGEFYGADPNLESWSRTLHDREASYMGESREAGDLHGRNIEDVENGGYQQVALDLMTALTGGPAATMILNVGNDSLDGPRLVPELPENAVVEVPCTVDTDGIHPHRVAAIEGDMLGLMVQVKASEQLVLRASLERSSELAWRAFAGHPLVDSSIVAGQLLEEYQSRIPGVAAALGG